One region of Brachyhypopomus gauderio isolate BG-103 chromosome 9, BGAUD_0.2, whole genome shotgun sequence genomic DNA includes:
- the LOC143523549 gene encoding protein FAM177A1-like isoform X2, with protein sequence MAEISLYLANANITLTEDMGPEKSITKGKEFEFVELGDLETKEEKSARRLIHFSSGETMEESQMTWGPYVWFQMWRAASSTVSACDYLGEKMASLFGITSSKYQYAIDEYNKIKKREGVPVDSGLSEEAEELFVEPQNEETHEPNLHQPEATAAEDITTSLPVPSPSTISVHGHTVSP encoded by the exons ATGGCAGAAATATCGCTTTATCTCGCTAACGCCAACATTACTTTGACAGAGGACATGGGCCCCGAAAAG AGCATCACCAAAGGGAAGGAATTTGAATTTGTTGAGCTTGGAGACCTGGAGACCAAAGAGGAGAAAAGTGCCCGCAGACTGATTCACTTCTCCAGTGGGGAGACCATGGAGGAG TCTCAGATGACATGGGGGCCGTATGTCTGGTTTCAGATGTGGAGAGCTGCTTCATCCACAGTCTCAG CTTGCGATTACCTGGGTGAAAAGATGGCGTCGCTGTTTGGCATAACCTCATCTAAATATCAGTATGCCATTGATGAGTACAACAAGATAAAGAAG AGGGAGGGGGTGCCTGTGGACTCTGGCCTCTCTGAGGAGGCTGAGGAACTTTTTGTGGAACCACAAAACGAAGAGACACATGAGCCAAACCTCCACCAGCCTGAAGCTACCGCTGCTGAGGACATTACCACCAGTCTTCCTGTTCCTTCACCCAGCACCATCAGTGTCCATGGACACACAGTCAGTCCTTAA
- the LOC143523549 gene encoding protein FAM177A1-like isoform X1, whose amino-acid sequence MAEISLYLANANITLTEDMGPEKSITKGKEFEFVELGDLETKEEKSARRLIHFSSGETMEEVSTEEEEDAEKNAEKKDLLSPVDMSQMTWGPYVWFQMWRAASSTVSACDYLGEKMASLFGITSSKYQYAIDEYNKIKKREGVPVDSGLSEEAEELFVEPQNEETHEPNLHQPEATAAEDITTSLPVPSPSTISVHGHTVSP is encoded by the exons ATGGCAGAAATATCGCTTTATCTCGCTAACGCCAACATTACTTTGACAGAGGACATGGGCCCCGAAAAG AGCATCACCAAAGGGAAGGAATTTGAATTTGTTGAGCTTGGAGACCTGGAGACCAAAGAGGAGAAAAGTGCCCGCAGACTGATTCACTTCTCCAGTGGGGAGACCATGGAGGAGGTCAgcactgaggaggaggaagatgctGAGAAAAACGCAGAAAAAAAGGATCTTTTGTCCCCAGtagacatg TCTCAGATGACATGGGGGCCGTATGTCTGGTTTCAGATGTGGAGAGCTGCTTCATCCACAGTCTCAG CTTGCGATTACCTGGGTGAAAAGATGGCGTCGCTGTTTGGCATAACCTCATCTAAATATCAGTATGCCATTGATGAGTACAACAAGATAAAGAAG AGGGAGGGGGTGCCTGTGGACTCTGGCCTCTCTGAGGAGGCTGAGGAACTTTTTGTGGAACCACAAAACGAAGAGACACATGAGCCAAACCTCCACCAGCCTGAAGCTACCGCTGCTGAGGACATTACCACCAGTCTTCCTGTTCCTTCACCCAGCACCATCAGTGTCCATGGACACACAGTCAGTCCTTAA